A window of Mercenaria mercenaria strain notata chromosome 16, MADL_Memer_1, whole genome shotgun sequence contains these coding sequences:
- the LOC123541238 gene encoding retinol dehydrogenase 14-like, with the protein MGSSTSIPIVPIASDRVFIITGANTGIGYEIAKWCAMMGATVILACRSEDRAKKAMETMQEEFTTEKAKGTKGITESPSLAIEFMKLDLASFQSVVDFCEEFKKSGRQLHVLFCNAGLGFCPYKKSGDGLEMMLQVNYLSHFIIIAKLLSIMRRSGPDCRIVLTSSSFHKKGTFDVATMNYTGNAANFPDRNYYGRSKLYQVMQAIAMSRRLKDSNVTINSMHPGFVDSELFRDLDRGIARCCFCCFRTCGVMKSTLNGATTGIDLATNPKHAGVSGHYWVDCKITTPCSTSRDEQKQEMLWKETFPFIRKYLTDEEMADLEGKSKNRL; encoded by the coding sequence aTGGGGAGTAGCACCTCGATTCCGATTGTACCGATCGCAAGTGATCGTGTTTTCATAATAACAGGAGCGAATACCGGGATTGGGTATGAGATCGCTAAATGGTGTGCCATGATGGGCGCTACGGTGATCCTAGCTTGTCGGTCAGAGGATCGTGCCAAAAAAGCCATGGAAACTATGCAAGAGGAGTTTACAACTGAAAAAGCGAAAGGAACTAAGGGTATAACTGAAAGTCCGAGTCTTGCTATTGAATTCATGAAACTTGACCTGGCTTCGTTTCAGTCAGTGGTAGACTTTTGTGAGGAATTCAAGAAAAGTGGTCGTCAGCTTCACGTGTTGTTTTGTAACGCTGGTCTTGGATTTTGTCCATATAAAAAAAGTGGAGACGGACTTGAAATGATGTTGCAGGTTAATTACCTCAGTCACTTCATCATCATTGCAAAATTGTTATCAATAATGCGACGGTCTGGACCGGATTGTCGTATTGTGCTTACATCCAGTAGCTTTCATAAAAAGGGGACATTTGACGTCGCTACCATGAATTATACTGGTAATGCCGCAAATTTTCCGGATCGAAATTACTACGGACGGTCGAAGTTGTATCAAGTCATGCAAGCTATTGCTATGTCACGCCGGCTTAAAGACTCAAACGTTACCATCAACAGCATGCATCCTGGCTTTGTAGACTCGGAGTTGTTTAGGGATCTTGACAGAGGTATCGCAAgatgttgtttctgttgttttcgAACTTGTGGTGTTATGAAAAGCACGCTAAACGGGGCCACCACCGGTATTGACCTAGCTACAAATCCGAAACATGCTGGGGTGTCAGGGCATTACTGGGTAGATTGTAAGATCACAACACCATGTAGCACGTCACGTGACGAGCAAAAACAAGAGATGCTGTGGAAAGAAACTTTCCCTTTCATTCGAAAGTACCTGACAGATGAGGAAATGGCAGATCTGGAAGGAAAATCCAAAAATCGTTTGTAA
- the LOC123541226 gene encoding retinol dehydrogenase 14-like: MGGSPSFPISPIAKDRIFIITGANTGIGYEIAKWSAMMGATVILACRSEDRARKAMETMQEEFKTEKAKGTMGLTDSPILAIEFMKLDLASFQSVVEFCEEFKKSGRQLHVLFCNAGLGFGSYKQTGDGLEIMLQVNYLSHFIIIAKLLSIMRRSGSDCRIVLTSSSAHKGGTFDLATMNYTGTAGNFPGLNYYGRSKLYQIMQAFAMSRRLKDSNVTINSMHPGFVDSELFRDADTCIEKCCLRCFRTCGVMKNTLEGATTGIDLATNPKHTGVSGHYWASCKVTTQSSTSRDEQKQEKLWKETFPFIQKYLTEEEITYLEEKSQDHLRLEI, from the coding sequence ATGGGTGGCAGTCCCTCGTTTCCAATTTCACCGATCGCGAAAGATCGAATTTTTATAATAACAGGAGCGAATACCGGAATTGGGTATGAGATTGCTAAATGGTCTGCCATGATGGGAGCCACTGTGATCCTAGCTTGCCGGTCAGAGGACAGAGCAAGAAAAGCTATGGAGACGATGCAAGAggaatttaaaactgaaaaagcaAAAGGAACAATGGGTTTAACTGATAGTCCGATACTTGCTATTGAATTCATGAAACTGGACCTTGCATCGTTTCAGTCAGTGGTAGAATTTTGCGAAGAATTTAAGAAAAGTGGTCGTCAGCTTCATGTGTTGTTTTGTAATGCGGGTCTCGGTTTCGGTTCTTATAAACAAACTGGAGACGGACTTGAAATAATGTTGCAGGTTAATTACCTGAGTCATTTTATCATCATTGCCAAACTATTGTCAATAATGCGACGGTCTGGATCGGACTGTCGTATTGTACTTACGTCCAGTAGCGCTCATAAAGGTGGGACATTTGACTTGGCAACAATGAATTATACTGGCACTGCCGGAAACTTTCCAGGGTTGAATTACTACGGACGGTCAAAACTGTATCAAATTATGCAAGCTTTTGCTATGTCACGTCGTCTCAAAGACTCAAACGTTACCATCAACAGCATGCATCCTGGCTTTGTAGACTCGGAGCTTTTTAGGGATGCTGACACATGCATTGAGAAATGTTGTCTTAGGTGTTTTCGAACTTGTGGAGTCATGAAAAATACGTTAGAAGGAGCCACCACCGGCATTGACCTAGCTACAAATCCTAAGCACACCGGGGTTTCAGGCCACTATTGGGCGAGCTGTAAGGTCACAACGCAATCTAGTACGTCACGGGACGAGCAAAAACAGGAGAAATTGTGGAAAGAAACTTTCCCCTTCATTCAAAAGTACCTGACGGAAGAGGAGATTACATATCTGGAGGAAAAATCTCAGGACCATTTGCGTTTGGAGATCTAG
- the LOC123540099 gene encoding WW domain-containing oxidoreductase-like, protein MGGSPSFPIVPIAKDRIFIVTGANTGIGYEIAKWSAMMGATVILACRSEERARKAMETMQEEFKTEKEKGTTGLTDSPTLAIEFMKLDLASFQSVVEFCEEFKKSGRQLHVLCCNAGLGANSYKQTSDGLEIMLQVNYLSHFIIIAKLLSIMRRSGPDCRIVLTSSGFHKGGTFDLTTMNYTGNARSFPDLNYYGRSKLYQVMQAFAMSRRFKDSNVAVNSMHPGFVDSEFFRDVTGIAKCCFACFRTCGAMKNTLEGATCGIDLATNPKHAGVSGHYWVNCKITTPSSTSRDEQKQEMLWKETFPFIQKYLTEEEIADMEGKSPNRL, encoded by the coding sequence ATGGGTGGTAGTCCCTCGTTTCCGATTGTACCGATCGCGAAGGATCGAATTTTTATAGTAACGGGAGCGAATACCGGGATTGGTTATGAAATTGCTAAATGGTCTGCCATGATGGGAGCCACTGTGATCCTAGCTTGTCGGTCAGAAGAACGAGCAAGAAAAGCTATGGAGACGATGCAAGAggaatttaaaactgaaaaagaaaaaggaacAACGGGCTTAACTGATAGTCCAACACTAGCTATTGAATTCATGAAACTGGACCTTGCATCGTTTCAGTCAGTGGTAGAATTTTGTGAGGAATTTAAGAAAAGTGGCCGTCAGCTTCACGTGTTGTGTTGTAATGCGGGTCTCGGTGCCAATTCTTATAaacaaacttcggacggacttGAAATAATGTTGCAGGTTAATTACCTTAGTCATTTCATCATCATTGCAAAGTTATTATCGATAATGCGACGGTCTGGACCAGATTGTCGTATTGTACTTACATCAAGTGGCTTTCATAAAGGTGGGACATTTGACTTGACAACAATGAATTATACTGGCAATGCCAGAAGTTTTCCGGATCTAAATTACTACGGGCGATCGAAGTTGTATCAAGTCATGCAAGCTTTTGCGATGTCACGCCGGTTTAAAGACTCAAACGTTGCCGTCAACAGCATGCATCCTGGTTTTGTGGACTCGGAATTTTTCAGGGATGTTACAGGCATTGCAAAATGTTGCTTCGCGTGTTTTCGAACTTGTGGTGCTATGAAAAATACTTTAGAAGGAGCAACCTGCGGCATTGACCTAGCTACGAATCCGAAACATGCCGGAGTGTCAGGGCATTACTGGGTGAATTGTAAGATCACAACACCATCTAGCACGTCACGTGACGAGCAAAAACAAGAGATGCTGTGGAAAGAAACATTCCCTTTCATTCAAAAGTACCTGACGGAAGAGGAAATTGCAGATATGGAAGGAAAATCCCCAAACcgtttgtaa
- the LOC128549509 gene encoding retinol dehydrogenase 14-like → MGGSASFPVVQIPKSRIFLITGANAGIGYEMAKWSAMMGATVILACRSEDRARKAMERMQEEFKTEKEKGTTGLTDSPTLALEFMKLDLASFQSVVEFCEEFKKSGRQLHVLCCNAGLAISHGKRSADGLEIMLQVNYLSHCIILAKFLPIMKKSGPDCRIVLTSSKAHENGTFDVATMNYTGTVERFPEFDYYGRSKLYQVMQTIALSRSLKNSNITINSFHPGLVDTEIFRPADTCFMKCCLCFCKTIGGMRTCLEGATTGIDLATNPKHAGVSGRYWVDCKITTPSSTSRDEQKQATLWKETYPFIQKYLTEEDISNLEEKSQE, encoded by the coding sequence ATGGGTGGTAGCGCCTCGTTTCCGGTCGTGCAGATCCCGAAAAGTCGCATTTTCTTAATCACGGGAGCGAATGCCGGAATTGGATATGAGATGGCTAAATGGTCAGCCATGATGGGAGCTACAGTGATCCTAGCTTGTCGGTCAGAGGACAGAGCAAGAAAAGCCATGGAAAGAATGCAAGAggaatttaaaactgaaaaagaaaaaggaacAACGGGCTTAACTGATAGTCCAACACTAGCGCTTGAATTCATGAAACTGGACCTTGCATCGTTTCAGTCAGTGGTAGAATTTTGTGAGGAATTTAAGAAAAGTGGCCGTCAGCTACACGTGTTGTGTTGTAATGCAGGTCTCGCTATAAGTCACGGCAAACGAAGTGCAGACGGACTGGAGATCATGCTACAGGTCAACTATCTAAGTCATTGCATCATACTTGCAAAATTCCTACCAATAATGAAAAAGTCAGGACCCGACTGTCGCATTGTACTCACGTCAAGCAAAGCTCATGAAAACGGAACGTTTGATGTTGCTACGATGAATTACACTGGCACCGTCGAAAGATTTCCAGAGTTCGATTATTACGGACGGTCAAAGTTGTATCAAGTTATGCAAACAATTGCTTTGTCACGAAGTCTTAAGAATTCCAACATTACCATCAACAGCTTTCATCCTGGATTGGTTGACACGGAGATTTTTCGGCCCGCAGATACATGCTTTATGAAATGTTGTCTTTGCTTTTGCAAAACTATAGGTGGCATGAGAACCTGTTTAGAAGGGGCCACAACCGGCATTGACCTTGCTACGAATCCGAAACATGCCGGGGTGTCAGGCCGTTACTGGGTAGATTGTAAGATCACAACGCCATCTAGCACGTCACGTGACGAGCAAAAACAGGCGACGCTGTGGAAAGAAACGTATCCGTTTATTCAAAAGTACCTAACCGAAGAGGACATATCAAATCTTGAGGAAAAATCTCAAGAATAG
- the LOC123539792 gene encoding retinol dehydrogenase 14-like — MGSRASFPVVPISNDRVFIVTGANTGIGYEIAKWCAMMGATVILACRSEDRARKAMETMQEEFKTEKAKGTKGLTGSPNLAIEFMKLDLASFQSVVEFCEEFKKSGRQLHVLFCNAGLGFGPYKQSGDGLEMMLQVNYLSHFIIIAKFLSIMRQSGPDCRIILMSSKAHEIGNFDITTMNYTDTAEKFPGLDYYGRSKLYQIMQTLAMSRRLKDSNITINCMHPGVVETELWREMDSCIVRCLIGFSRKCGTLRTSLEGATTGIDLATNPKRAGVSGHYWIDCKIVTSTITSRNEQKQEALWKATFPFIEQYLTETEIAELERE; from the coding sequence ATGGGTAGCAGAGCATCATTTCCAGTCGTGCCAATTTCCAATGATCGAGTCTTCATAGTGACGGGAGCAAATACAGGAATAGGGTATGAGATCGCTAAATGGTGCGCCATGATGGGAGCTACTGTAATCCTAGCTTGCCGGTCAGAGGATCGAGCTAGAAAAGCCATGGAGACTATGCAAGAggagtttaaaacagaaaaagcgAAAGGAACTAAGGGTTTGACTGGAAGTCCGAATCTTGCAATTGAATTCATGAAACTGGACCTTGCATCGTTTCAGTCAGTGGTAGAATTTTGTGAAGAATTTAAGAAAAGTGGTCGCCAGCTTCATGTGTTGTTTTGTAATGCGGGTCTTGGATTTGGTCCATATAAACAAAGTGGAGACGGACTTGAAATGATGTTGCAGGTGAATTACTTGAGTCATTTCATCATAATTGCAAAATTCCTATCAATAATGCGACAGTCTGGACCTGATTGCCGTATAATACTGATGTCCAGCAAAGCTCACGAGATTGGGAACTTTGACATCACAACAATGAATTACACGGACACTGCCGAAAAGTTTCCTGGTCTGGATTACTACGGACGATCAAAGCTTTACCAAATCATGCAAACATTGGCAATGTCACGGCGGCTTAAAGATTCGAACATTACGATAAATTGCATGCATCCAGGGGTTGTTGAAACGGAGTTGTGGCGTGAGATGGACTCATGCATTGTAAGATGTCTTATAGGATTCTCTCGCAAGTGTGGTACTCTGAGAACATCCTTAGAAGGGGCAACTACAGGCATTGACCTAGCGACCAACCCTAAACGTGCAGGAGTTTCGGGACATTATTGGATAGACTGTAAAATCGTTACGTCAACAATTACGTCACGTAATGAACAGAAACAGGAGGCATTGTGGAAAGCAACATTTCCGTTTATAGAACAGTACCTTACAGAAACGGAAATTGCTGAACTGGAACGAGAGTGA